In Bacteriovorax stolpii, a single genomic region encodes these proteins:
- the queG gene encoding tRNA epoxyqueuosine(34) reductase QueG — MDWLNSYGVVDFGYTEDPVPTTLEYYNQWVAANLHAPLHYLEGERQEKRQDLKNHWQDFQSAVVFLFSYHPTHSELQNLYQKNPNWNGLKLASYTLGFEGWDYHNLLREKLESIGECLKKDHGVEFRLTLDTHPVLERDLAKRAGLGWFGKNSMLINRHQGSFFIIGSLLLDKKLDLKTKAYETDHCGQCTRCIDACPTEAIDPVSRTIIAKDCISTFTIEQFKLDTIPSEKMTLKEGTLFGCDICQDVCPWNKRVDRQNSVSLSGWSDQQKKILDFFLLRPVEKVHQNLEEMSGKEFERVMEKTSFARSGRRGLLKNIRFYLKKD, encoded by the coding sequence ATGGATTGGCTAAACTCATACGGCGTAGTGGATTTCGGGTACACAGAAGACCCGGTCCCTACGACACTTGAGTACTACAATCAATGGGTGGCGGCAAACCTCCATGCTCCACTTCATTACCTGGAAGGGGAAAGACAAGAAAAAAGACAGGACTTAAAAAATCACTGGCAAGATTTCCAGTCGGCCGTGGTTTTTTTATTTTCTTATCATCCGACTCATTCTGAATTACAGAACCTTTATCAAAAGAACCCCAACTGGAACGGTCTTAAACTCGCATCCTACACTTTAGGTTTCGAAGGATGGGATTATCACAATCTTTTAAGAGAAAAGCTTGAAAGTATCGGTGAGTGCTTAAAAAAAGATCATGGAGTGGAGTTTCGTTTAACTCTCGACACTCATCCCGTTTTAGAGCGCGATCTCGCTAAAAGAGCAGGGCTTGGATGGTTTGGAAAAAACTCCATGCTGATTAATCGTCATCAGGGAAGTTTTTTTATTATTGGCTCTCTCTTGTTAGATAAAAAACTCGATTTAAAAACGAAGGCCTATGAGACTGATCACTGCGGTCAATGCACCCGTTGTATAGATGCGTGTCCGACCGAGGCGATTGACCCCGTTAGTAGAACGATTATTGCCAAAGACTGCATCAGCACATTTACGATTGAGCAGTTTAAACTCGATACGATTCCGTCAGAGAAAATGACTTTAAAAGAGGGAACTCTTTTTGGCTGTGATATTTGTCAGGATGTGTGCCCATGGAATAAACGTGTCGACAGGCAAAACTCTGTTTCACTTTCAGGCTGGAGTGATCAGCAAAAAAAGATCCTGGATTTTTTCTTGTTAAGGCCAGTGGAAAAAGTTCATCAAAATCTTGAAGAGATGAGCGGAAAAGAATTTGAAAGAGTGATGGAAAAAACCTCATTCGCCCGTTCGGGGCGAAGAGGTTTATTAAAAAATATCAGGTTTTACTTAAAAAAAGATTAG
- a CDS encoding ABC transporter permease — MMRLKLAVRNISRHRLRSLLSISMIAGAVTAVILFQGFSSYSLAALKWIAAENQYGNMQIASHKYWSPGKESRAERLFSLSDLDELKSEMPQIERLSGRLSFFGLVSNGDLSVGGKVIGVDPVGEPKFSKSMRITEGRFFDGSGAKEVVVGRLLAKQMNVKEGDNITVLTNTIDGIMNAMDLTVAGLFSAGIDEIDGQVIYMPLSVTQEILDTQNVDIAVLKFKELEMAEANLNNINTKLEGTHPNLFARSWRDLAVLFRQVDKFYGVQNRLIEAILLALMFLGILNTVSMTVVERTGEIGTLRALGESRKDIVSQFVLESVMLSLIGIVCGILISAGCIRIVESVKIMTEMPGASTPFQIKIFFQWGSVLYASLLASVTTVVATMIPALRASRLDIVEALRKNI; from the coding sequence ATGATGCGATTAAAGCTTGCTGTTAGAAATATTTCGCGTCACCGTCTAAGAAGTCTACTTTCTATCAGTATGATCGCCGGTGCAGTCACTGCGGTTATTTTATTCCAGGGTTTTTCCAGCTACTCGCTTGCTGCACTTAAATGGATTGCGGCAGAAAACCAATATGGAAATATGCAGATTGCCTCTCATAAATACTGGAGCCCGGGAAAAGAATCTCGCGCTGAAAGACTCTTCTCTTTAAGTGATTTGGATGAACTTAAATCTGAAATGCCGCAAATTGAACGCCTGAGTGGACGCTTAAGCTTTTTTGGTCTGGTCAGCAATGGTGACCTTTCTGTGGGAGGAAAAGTCATCGGTGTTGATCCCGTCGGTGAACCAAAATTCTCTAAAAGTATGCGTATTACTGAAGGCCGCTTCTTTGATGGAAGTGGGGCCAAGGAAGTTGTCGTAGGAAGACTCCTGGCCAAGCAAATGAATGTTAAAGAAGGCGACAACATCACCGTTCTTACCAACACGATTGACGGGATCATGAACGCTATGGACCTGACGGTTGCAGGTCTTTTTTCTGCGGGAATTGATGAAATCGACGGGCAAGTCATTTATATGCCTCTTTCTGTGACTCAGGAAATCCTCGACACACAAAATGTCGATATCGCTGTTTTAAAATTTAAAGAGCTAGAAATGGCGGAGGCCAATTTAAATAACATCAATACAAAACTAGAAGGGACTCACCCTAACCTCTTTGCTCGTTCATGGAGAGACCTGGCGGTTCTTTTTAGACAGGTTGATAAATTCTACGGCGTTCAAAACCGCTTGATCGAGGCCATTCTTCTGGCCCTGATGTTCCTGGGAATTTTAAACACTGTAAGTATGACGGTCGTTGAAAGAACGGGAGAAATCGGGACTCTTCGTGCGCTAGGTGAATCAAGAAAAGATATTGTCTCGCAGTTTGTCTTAGAAAGTGTAATGCTCTCTTTAATCGGAATTGTTTGTGGGATTCTTATTTCTGCCGGGTGTATCCGCATCGTTGAAAGTGTAAAAATCATGACGGAAATGCCGGGAGCTTCTACTCCATTCCAAATCAAGATTTTCTTCCAATGGGGCTCAGTTCTTTACGCCAGCTTACTTGCTTCTGTGACAACAGTTGTGGCCACAATGATTCCAGCTCTTCGCGCTTCCAGACTCGACATCGTCGAGGCCCTAAGAAAAAACATCTAA
- a CDS encoding ABC transporter ATP-binding protein, with amino-acid sequence MEKFSDAVLRFQNIHKIFSSDGVNFTALEKINFTIHKGEFIGLSGKSGSGKTSLLNVAGLIDPPTKGDLFIKNTNIKDLKDHELSLIRAQEIGFIFQTFNLLPLLSALENVEYPLMLLNIPEAERLERAHQALKRVGLEGFTHRRPGQLSGGQRQRVAIARAIVKSPTLILADEPTANLDTKTSEEVFDLLMGLQQDMKVTVMLCSHDPDLIAKTQRQIKISDGHIISDSLVGGA; translated from the coding sequence ATGGAAAAATTCTCTGATGCAGTCCTGCGCTTTCAAAACATCCATAAAATCTTCTCCTCTGATGGTGTCAATTTCACCGCCCTGGAGAAGATCAACTTCACTATTCATAAAGGTGAATTCATCGGACTCTCTGGAAAATCGGGAAGCGGGAAAACCAGCTTGTTAAATGTTGCAGGCCTGATTGATCCTCCGACCAAGGGTGATCTTTTTATCAAGAATACTAATATCAAAGATTTAAAAGACCATGAACTCTCACTTATCCGCGCTCAGGAAATCGGGTTTATCTTTCAGACCTTTAACCTGCTTCCTCTTTTAAGTGCACTGGAGAATGTTGAATACCCACTGATGCTTTTAAATATCCCGGAAGCTGAAAGATTAGAGCGTGCCCACCAGGCGCTTAAGCGCGTAGGACTTGAGGGCTTCACTCACAGACGACCAGGTCAACTCTCAGGTGGACAACGTCAACGTGTGGCCATCGCCAGAGCGATTGTAAAATCCCCTACTTTAATTTTAGCAGATGAGCCGACAGCAAACCTTGATACAAAGACATCGGAAGAGGTTTTTGATCTTTTAATGGGGCTTCAACAAGATATGAAAGTCACAGTCATGCTTTGCTCTCATGACCCTGACCTTATTGCTAAAACCCAAAGACAAATTAAAATCTCTGATGGTCACATTATTAGTGACAGCCTTGTTGGAGGTGCCTAA
- a CDS encoding DUF1302 family protein: MIKKLPLALTLLSLPALASAKGEYLLRGYLSARASHYTGDANENNGQRHRAQFEQEARFGSDLVFINQLRWTYNSLYSDLSSTPASDKKDTHDIYLGENFMKLKSSSWVTQIGYQEVAWGEAFGFNYADIVNPKDLRETFYSDYSESRLPLFLVNFKYFFNNGSMQLIYSPEPRFSQNLPVNLFTKNLLQQTQIDTWKEKTPKFFKEHEYGGKFSISLGGFDTSVFYYNYLDRDATYNLVNATLDKITVAESHDRVSTAGLSMAKTLFDDFVFRTDVVYTKDKRINSIANMTLTSTPVNMMNILVSVDTPTYNKFSAVLIYAASQLSEELPDAFREKSQSYSILKLTYDLGEDKKIDLSYTHEFAQSGHAVQGLMSWPISSTLDINVGAETYWGADESQMAKIKNASNVFFGIKNYFQL; this comes from the coding sequence TTGATTAAAAAACTTCCCCTCGCCCTTACTCTACTTTCACTTCCAGCACTTGCCAGTGCTAAGGGTGAATACTTACTCCGCGGATATCTTTCAGCGAGAGCAAGCCACTATACAGGTGATGCCAATGAAAACAATGGCCAGCGCCACCGCGCTCAGTTTGAACAGGAAGCTCGTTTTGGTTCAGACCTGGTTTTCATCAATCAGCTGAGATGGACATATAACTCACTTTACTCTGATCTTTCCTCAACTCCTGCTAGTGATAAAAAAGACACTCATGATATTTACCTGGGCGAAAACTTCATGAAGTTAAAGTCCTCATCATGGGTCACTCAAATCGGTTATCAGGAAGTGGCCTGGGGAGAAGCCTTTGGATTTAACTACGCCGACATCGTCAATCCTAAAGACTTAAGAGAGACTTTCTATTCTGATTATTCGGAATCAAGACTTCCTCTTTTTTTGGTGAACTTTAAATACTTTTTTAATAACGGTTCAATGCAGTTGATTTACTCTCCGGAGCCAAGGTTCTCACAGAACCTTCCGGTGAATCTTTTTACTAAAAACCTGCTACAGCAAACACAAATAGACACCTGGAAAGAAAAAACTCCTAAGTTTTTTAAAGAGCATGAATACGGTGGGAAATTCTCCATTAGTCTTGGAGGTTTCGACACTTCTGTCTTCTATTACAATTACCTGGACCGCGACGCTACTTATAATCTGGTTAACGCCACACTTGATAAGATCACTGTGGCCGAAAGTCACGATCGAGTCAGTACGGCCGGTCTCTCAATGGCCAAAACTCTTTTTGATGATTTTGTTTTTAGAACTGACGTGGTTTATACCAAAGATAAGCGAATCAACTCAATCGCCAATATGACTTTAACCAGCACTCCTGTGAACATGATGAACATATTAGTGAGCGTGGACACTCCTACCTACAATAAGTTCTCCGCCGTCCTGATCTATGCGGCTTCACAATTAAGTGAAGAACTACCTGATGCTTTCCGCGAAAAAAGCCAAAGTTACTCTATACTCAAATTAACTTACGACTTGGGTGAAGATAAAAAAATTGACCTTTCTTATACCCATGAATTTGCCCAAAGCGGTCACGCCGTTCAGGGACTTATGTCATGGCCTATCAGCAGCACACTAGACATCAATGTAGGTGCTGAAACCTACTGGGGTGCTGACGAGTCTCAGATGGCCAAAATAAAAAACGCAAGTAATGTCTTTTTTGGAATTAAAAATTATTTTCAATTATAA
- a CDS encoding outer membrane lipoprotein-sorting protein, translated as MSFSRRFLLSFFLTATVFAADMDPNEIVKKADLRRGLGNTSHSFHVTITNQDGKKEVYKVAFKDVNASLTEQTEPERARGRKLLMKDYDIWLYTQNIKKPLRISLEQKLTGEVANGDIARTNYAEDYDATLLATEKRGNAEFYKLELKAKNKKVTYGRIEYYVSKKDYLPMEATFFALSGKPLKRALFGDLKMIQGMERSTKMVIRDYLQKDKTSTLIFSDHKPEKFDESLFNKDRLEF; from the coding sequence ATGTCATTCTCGAGAAGATTTCTTCTGTCTTTTTTTCTGACGGCAACTGTATTTGCAGCGGATATGGATCCCAATGAAATAGTAAAGAAGGCCGATCTTAGAAGAGGTCTAGGCAACACGTCTCACTCCTTTCACGTCACCATCACTAACCAAGATGGGAAAAAAGAAGTTTATAAAGTTGCATTTAAGGATGTGAACGCTTCACTTACTGAACAAACAGAACCAGAACGCGCCCGCGGAAGAAAACTTCTGATGAAAGACTACGATATCTGGCTTTACACTCAAAATATCAAAAAACCTTTGCGTATTTCTCTAGAGCAAAAACTTACAGGTGAAGTTGCTAACGGAGATATCGCCAGAACAAATTATGCTGAAGACTACGATGCGACTTTACTGGCGACAGAAAAAAGAGGCAATGCTGAGTTTTATAAACTAGAACTTAAAGCAAAAAATAAAAAAGTGACTTACGGACGCATTGAGTACTACGTTAGTAAAAAAGACTACCTTCCGATGGAAGCGACCTTCTTTGCACTTTCTGGAAAACCTCTTAAGCGCGCTCTGTTTGGCGACTTAAAAATGATCCAGGGAATGGAGAGGTCAACGAAAATGGTGATCCGTGACTATCTTCAAAAAGATAAGACTTCGACTTTAATTTTTTCTGACCACAAACCAGAAAAATTTGATGAGAGTTTATTCAATAAGGACAGGTTGGAATTTTGA